A single window of Pygocentrus nattereri isolate fPygNat1 chromosome 24, fPygNat1.pri, whole genome shotgun sequence DNA harbors:
- the zdhhc11 gene encoding palmitoyltransferase ZDHHC11 has protein sequence MTNMSCLERRFRRTAPVRGSSRNELVTAPLHSRVNGWTLPLHVLQLLAWLMYSFMAIVGFGVYIPLLPPPWNYIAYGVIGTAFLLHLLTHLAAVTVDPADNNVQLRKDYSSPMPVFDKKKQPHVIHNQHCYLCEVDVGPKVKHCGSCNKCIADFDHHCKWLNNCVGRKNYWLFFMTVLSAVFGVLLLVVVILFIFIEHFVNPANLRMAAAFQSVKENRTWLAFLPLAPVQTSSASLLILAFITVIVALASLLMLCHLLVFHIYLLCKGMSTYEYIMKQRQLQSCRDQGGGATQQTRSEASAQSLGPLDMSIDCDAPLSSRSSIFKYKDRGQMSSELSGSICSEMEHFPQAANGENPPNYGSKASSQIIPGEASVSWRPSHVESPQVLQQSSSGRHSQAEGHPIVQSPLGTSIIDTTVVHQQLIQ, from the exons ATGAGCTGTTTGGAGCGTCGTTTTAGACGCACGGCGCCCGTCCGCGGCAGCAGCAGGAATGAACTGGTCACTGCTCCTCTCCACTCCAGGGTAAACGGGTGGACACTCCCTCTCCATGTGCTCCAGCTGCTGGCTTGGCTGATGTACAGCTTCATGGCCATCGTGGGCTTCGGGGTGTACATCCCACTCCTGCCTCCACCGTGGAACTACATCGCCTACGGG GTCATCGGCACAGCGTTCCTCTTACACTTGCTGACTCATCTGGCTGCGGTGACCGTAGACCCGGCTGACAATAATGTCCAGCTGAGGAAGGATTACTCCAGCCCCATGCCTGTGTTTGATAAGAAGAAGCAGCCGCACGTCATCCACAATCAGCACTGCTACCTGTGTGAGGTTGACGT AGGGCCTAAAGTGAAACACTGCGGCAGCTGCAACAAGTGCATCGCAGATTTTGATCACCACTGCAAATGGCTCAACAACTGCGTAGGAAGAAAGAACTACTG gCTGTTTTTCATGACCGTCCTCTCTGCTGTGTTTGGGGTTCTTCTCCTCGTGGTGGTCATCCTGTTCATCTTCATTGAACACTTTGTGAACCCTGCTAATCTGCGCATGGCAGCAGCTTTTCAGA GTGTGAAGGAGAATAGGACGTGGTTGGCCTTCCTGCCCCTGGCTCCAGTTCAGACCAGCTCTGCTAGCCTCCTCATATTAGCCTTCATCACCGTCATCGTTGCTCTGGCCTCGCTTCTAATGCTGTGCCACTTGCTGGTCTTCCACATATACCTGT TATGTAAAGGGATGAGCACATACGAGTACATAATGAAGCAACGTCAGCTACAAAGCTGCAGAGATCAGGGGGGCGGAGCCACACAGCAGACCCGATCTGAGGCTTCAGCACAG AGCCTTGGCCCTTTGGATATGTCCATAGACTGTGATGCACCATTGTCCAGCAGATCAag TATCTTCAAATACAAAGACAGGGGACAGATGTCGAGTGAACTCTCAGGATCCATCTGTTCCGAG ATGGAACACTTTCCTCAGGCAGCCAATGGAGAAAATCCTCCCAACTATGGCTCAAAAGCTTCATCACAAATTATACCAG GCGAGGCTTCGGTCAGCTGGCGTCCGAGTCATGTGGAAAGCCCGCAGGTTCTCCAGCAGAGCAGCAGTGGCCGGCACAGTCAAGCTGAGGGACACCCCATCGTCCAGAGCCCTCTGGGCACTTCCATCATAGACACCACTGTGGTCCACCAGCAGCTCATACAATGA